Genomic window (Pantanalinema sp.):
AGCAGGGTCGAGGTCAACAGACCGCCGATCACCACCACCGCCATGGGCGAGCGGAACTCGGCGCCGGCGCCGATGCCGAGGGCCATCGGCATCATGCCGAGCACCATCGCGGCCGTGGTCATGAGGATCGGGCGCATGCGGACCTGGGCGCCCCGGATGACCGCCTCTCGGCGGGAGTAGCCGCGATCGCGCATCGTCAGCACGAAGTCGACGATGAGGATCGCGTTCTTGGTGACGATACCCATCAGCATGATGACGCCGATGAGGGACATCATGCCGAGCTCCTTGTTGAAGAGGAGCAGGCCTAGGAACGCGCCGCTGATCGAGAGCGGGAGGCTGAACATGATGGTCAGCGGGTGCAGGAAGGAGCTGAACTGCAGCGCGAGGATGAAGAAGATCAGGACGATCCCCATCACCATCGCCTGGCCGAAGCCGTTGAAGGCGTCCTTCTGCTGCTCGGCCTGACCGCCCATCTCGAGGCTGAGCGAGGGGGGCAGCTGGACCTTGGGCAGGACTTCCTTGGTGACGTAGTCGGTCGCCGTGCCGACCGAGACCCCCGGGATCAGGTTGGAGGTGACGTGCACCAGGCGCTGACGGTTCATGCGCTCGATGCTCGCGTAGCCGCCGCCCGTCTCGAGGTTGGCGATCGCCGCCAGGCTGGTGCTGCCGCGCTGCCCCTGGACCATCAGGCTGCCGAGAGAGCTGGCGTCCTTGCGGTAGGCGGGGTCGAGGCGCACCCAGACGTCGACCTCGTTGGCGCCGATGGTCATGGTGTTCGGGGTCTCGCCGGTGGTCGCCAGGCGAAGGGTGTTCGCCAGGGCGGTCGACTGGATCCCGTTCTGGGCCATGCGGACGCGGTCCGGGATGATCCGCAGCTCGGGCTTCTCCTCGCCGAGCGAGGTCTCCACGTCGGCGAAGACGGCGGGGTTCTTGCGCATCAGCGCGGCGATCTTGTCCGAGTAGACGCGCATCTCTTCAAGGCTGTCGCCGTGCAGCCAGATGTCCACCGGCTTGTTGTTGCCGCCGCCGACCATGCTCAGCTCGTCGGCCAGGACCTGGGCGCCGGTGTAGCTCGCGAACATCTCGCGGGCCATCTTGCCCAGCTCCTTGTCGGACTTCGAGCGCGCCTTCTTCTCGACCAGCAGGACGTCCAGCCGGGCCTCGTCCACGTGGCCGTAGGCGCCGATCATGGTGATGACGTTCTTGACGCCGTCGAGGTCCTTGACCTTGCGGGCGACGTTGTTGGCGATCCCCGCGGTCTCGTTCAGGGTGCTGCCCTTGGGCAGCTTGATCCGCAGGACGAACTCGCCGCGGTCCGCCGAGGCCATGAAGCCCTTCTGGATGAAGGCGTTAAGGGAAATGCCGCCGATGAAGGCGACGGTGGCGACCAGGACGACCACCCAGCGGTGGCTGAGGCACCACGCCAGGATGCTTGGGTAGCGGCCCGCGAGGCTGCCTTCCTCTCGCAGGGTGTGGCCCTCCTTGGGCTTCACCTTGAGGAGGTAAGCGGACATCATGGGCGTCAGGGTACGGGCGACCAGAAGCGAGAAGAGCACCGAGAAGGTGACCGTCAGGCCGAAGCTCTTGAAGAACTTGCCGATGTACCCGGACATGAACGACATGGGCAGGAACACCCCCACGATGGTGAGGGTCGTCGCGGTCACCGCCAGC
Coding sequences:
- a CDS encoding efflux RND transporter permease subunit; protein product: MSHGGTHLPGENAEQGFNFSTFFIKNPVTTIIMMLIIALLGLRSFFSMPLELFPNIEFPVVVVQTVYPGAAPAEVETLVTKPIEDALSGINGLKTLTSTSNDGVSQVICEMELEIASKDAANDIRDKVSGILWKLPKDVRPPAYLSFSSSMMPIVNYAITGNMSDVALSTYMKDIIKPKLERIKGIAQVQLLGNVERTYEVALNPERLQAYNLSLPGVFQSIQAENYNLPGGKVNADPRELTLRTMGKFQSLEDLSRMYVTTPGGAQVQLKNLGTVRDTIKDRATYAAIDGQDAVFFSIIKQTDANSVEVVHALDKKIAEIAPTLPAGMKITKASDTTHFIEQSNEAVWEHLIIGALLAVLVLFVFLRNWMAMLISGLAIPISIVGAFIPMHLFGFTFNNITMMALSLVVGILVDDAVVDLENIFRHLEAGETPLKAAINATGEIQLAVTATTLTIVGVFLPMSFMSGYIGKFFKSFGLTVTFSVLFSLLVARTLTPMMSAYLLKVKPKEGHTLREEGSLAGRYPSILAWCLSHRWVVVLVATVAFIGGISLNAFIQKGFMASADRGEFVLRIKLPKGSTLNETAGIANNVARKVKDLDGVKNVITMIGAYGHVDEARLDVLLVEKKARSKSDKELGKMAREMFASYTGAQVLADELSMVGGGNNKPVDIWLHGDSLEEMRVYSDKIAALMRKNPAVFADVETSLGEEKPELRIIPDRVRMAQNGIQSTALANTLRLATTGETPNTMTIGANEVDVWVRLDPAYRKDASSLGSLMVQGQRGSTSLAAIANLETGGGYASIERMNRQRLVHVTSNLIPGVSVGTATDYVTKEVLPKVQLPPSLSLEMGGQAEQQKDAFNGFGQAMVMGIVLIFFILALQFSSFLHPLTIMFSLPLSISGAFLGLLLFNKELGMMSLIGVIMLMGIVTKNAILIVDFVLTMRDRGYSRREAVIRGAQVRMRPILMTTAAMVLGMMPMALGIGAGAEFRSPMAVVVIGGLLTSTLLTLFVIPVAYTLMDDMKEFFMRKVFRRNARVVTEEADASLVNV